Proteins from one Muntiacus reevesi chromosome X, mMunRee1.1, whole genome shotgun sequence genomic window:
- the PABPC5 gene encoding polyadenylate-binding protein 5: MGSGEPNPAGKKKKYLKAALYVGDLDPDVTEDMLYKKFRPAGPLRFTRICRDPVTRSPLGYGYVNFRFPADAEWALNTMNFDLINGKPFRLMWSQPDDRLRKSGIGNIFIKNLDKSIDNRALFYLFSAFGSILSCKVVCDDNGSKGYAYVHFDSLAAANRAIWHMNGVRLNNRQVYVGRFKFPEERAAEVRTRDRATFTNVFVKNFGDDMNDDKLKELFSEYGPTESVKVIRDASGKSKGFGFVRYETHEAAQKAVLDLHGKSIDGKVLYVGRAQKKIERLAELRRRFERLRLKEKSRPPGVPIYIKNLDETIDDEKLKEEFSSFGSISRAKVMVEVGQGKGFGVVCFSSFEEATKAVDEMNGRIVGSKPLQVTLGQARRRW, from the coding sequence atggggagtggggagcctaATCCTgctggcaagaaaaagaagtaccTCAAGGCTGCCCTGTATGTGGGTGACTTGGACCCAGATGTTACCGAGGACATGTTATATAAAAAGTTCAGGCCTGCTGGACCTCTGCGCTTCACCCGAATCTGCCGTGACCCGGTGACCCGCAGCCCCCTGGGCTATGGCTACGTTAACTTCCGCTTTCCTGCGGATGCTGAGTGGGCACTGAACACCATGAATTTTGATTTGATTAACGGCAAACCATTCCGTCTAATGTGGTCTCAGCCAGATGACCGCTTAAGAAAGTCTGGAATTGGAAATATATTCATCAAAAACCTGGACAAATCCATTGACAACAGGGCCCTTTTTTATCTGTTTTCAGCTTTTGGGAGCATTCTCTCCTGCAAAGTCGTATGCGATGACAACGGCTCTAAGGGTTATGCCTATGTACACTTTGACAGCCTGGCCGCAGCCAATAGGGCCATCTGGCACATGAACGGAGTGCGGCTCAACAACCGCCAGGTGTACGTGGGTAGATTCAAATTTCCGGAAGAGAGGGCTGCTGAAGTTAGAACTAGGGAtagagcgactttcactaatgTTTTCGTTAAAAACTTTGGAGATGATATGAATGACGACAAACTGAAGGAACTTTTCAGTGAGTATGGGCCAACTGAGAGTGTTAAGGTAATAAGAGATGCCAGTGGGAAATCGAAAGGCTTTGGATTTGTAAGATATGAGACACATGAGGCTGCCCAAAAGGCTGTGTTAGACCTGCATGGAAAGTCCATCGATGGGAAAGTGCTTTATGTAGGGCGAGCACAGAAGAAAATTGAACGTCTTGCCGAGTTAAGGAGAAGATTTGAGCGGctgagattaaaagaaaaaagtcggCCTCCAGGGGTGCCTATCTATATTAAGAACCTGGACGAGACCATtgatgatgaaaaactgaaggaggaattttcttcctttggatCAATTAGTCGGGCCAAAGTGATGGTGGAGGTGGGGCAAGGCAAAGGGTTTGGtgttgtctgcttctcctctTTTGAAGAGGCTACCAAAGCAGTAGATGAGATGAATGGTCGCATAGTGGGCTCCAAGCCCCTGCAGGTCACTCTGGGCCAGGCCAGGCGCAGGTGGTAA